The DNA segment GATGATTCTTTAGTATTTATAAATAATTGAATAAAATTAAAAAAAACATTGTGAAATGATTATCGGACTATTTCTTAGGCATTTTAAAATTTATAAAGGTGCTAATTATATACCTTTTGGTCTTAACCAAAAAGAAATGTTTAATCTATTTATCGGACAAAATGGAGCTGGAAAAAGTTCAATTCTTGAAGCATTAAACTGTTATTTTAACAACTCCGAATTTATTTATCATACCAATGAAAAAAGGTCAGAATCGTTTATTTCACCTTTATTTATAATTGAGAAAAATGAATTGTTAAATTACGATAAAAAGGTTCAACAAATTATTCCAATTATTTCTGAAACCTTATTGAATCTTTCTTTTACATCATCGACAAACTTTAAACCTTATGAAAGTTTCTTTGAACAACAACTTTTTTTAAACGGCCTCAAAGAAACTCATTACATATTTACCAATGCCTACTGGCCGCAGACCGATAATAGCAATCAATATTTTATAACTTTTGATAATATTATTAAAAAGAGAATTCAAGAAATTGAAGAATTTAAAGATGAAAAAGCATATACTTCAATAATTTTAAAATTAAAAAGTGACATAATTAAAAATTATTCTTTTTTATATATTCCAGTAGAAACTTCAATTGATGATTTCTTAAGATTAGAGTCCAAAGGTATGCAAGACTTAATGAGTGAAGATGTTAAAAAAAGAATTGAAAAAACTCTAAATGAAAAACTACCACTAAAAGAAGGTAGAACTCAAAAGAAAAGCATATTAGAAATTATTAATAATGATTTAGAAGATTTTGTTAAAGAAGTTGAAAGTACAATTCAAGAAATTGATAAAGATTATGATTTTGATAAAGAATTTAAAGCTAAAACTAGATTAACTGCAAATCATTTATCAGATGTGATGATTGAAACATTCTTTTCTAAAAGAAAGTTAAAAAAGAATGGAAAACAAATTAAATATTTATCCTCAGGTGAAAGAAAAAAAGCTTTAATAGATATAGCTTATTCATTTTTAATTCAAGAACAAAATAAAGAGCGAAAAATAATTCTTGCAATTGATGAACCTGAATCATCATTGCATATTTCAATGTGCTATGACCAATTTAGCAGATTAGAAGAATTGTCTTCAAAATTTAAAATTCAACTATTGGTAACGTCACATTGGTATGGAGCATTACCAATAATTGATAAAGGAAATCTTTATCATATTGATTCAGAACAAGAAGAAATTAAAATAAATCAATATTCATTTAGAAATTATTTTGAAGAATCTGGTAATAACCCAAGTGATATTCAGTTCAAAAGTTTTTTTGATTTAGCTTCGGCAGTTATCAGTTCATTAAGGATACAAGAAACTAATTGGTTAATTGTAGAGAGTGAGGAGGATAAAAATTATATAAACAAACATATATCAATACAAAAAAATCTCAAAATTCTGCCTGTTGGTGGTTGTGCCATTGTAAAATTATTATACAATTATTTGTATACACCGATTTCCCAAAAATCAGAAAAAAAAGAACTAAATGGAAAAATATTTTGCTTAATTGATACCGATTTTCAAGGCGTTGGAACAAAAGATTTTTTAGATGACCATAATAATGGCTTGCTAAAAATGAGAAGACTTCAGGTTATGGAGACTTCTAAAATAGAATTACACAAAATAGACACAGATATTAAATATCCAACAGAAATTGAGGAAGCATTAGATTCAAAAATATTTTATGAAGCTTTAAAAGAAACTATTGATGAATCAAGTAATTTAGAAATTAAAGAAATATTCTATAAATTTAAATATGATGAAGAATCTGTAAACAGTTTTGTAAAAGGAGATAAATCAATAATTTATCCAGACACCTCCGCTATCTTTGAAGGTAATCCATCCAAAGATAAAGATAAAATTATATCCTTTATAGAAAATAATAAAAAAGAAATTTGCAAAAATTACTGTAGTAAAGATGAAATTCCAAAACCACAATGGATTATCAAAATTGAAGACTTTTTTAATAAATAAAAACTCCAGCTGTGCGAAGTCTCCCGACTTCGTACCCACAACTATAGGCCAATACAACTTTAAAAAAAATACCCGGCTCGTGAACACCAGCAATGCCATTTGATATGAGCATAGTTTCCTTCGTCAATTCGCTTTTGCTTGTGTACAAAATTTCGTTAACCATTGTACATCCCCATCCCAGCTCCTCGAAGTGTTCCACAAAAGCCGGGCTGCTGTGCGAAGTCTCCCGACTTCGTACCCACAACTATATGCAACAACAACTATAAAAACAACCCCGATCGCTCGGATATATAATGAATATTCTCGTTTACTGTCAGCGCGGATTTGCAATCCGTGCCCACAAGCGAGAGCAGACAACACAAAAAAACCAAGCAAAATCTCCTTGGTTTTGTGTTTTATACTCTTTTAAGCCAATTATCAGGCGATATTGAGGTATGAAATATACCTAGGACGGTAATAATATTCGTTTTTTCATTAAGGTGGTAATGCACTCCATAAGGAAAAATTGCCGTGTAGGCAGTTCTTACGGTTTTGTATTTCACTTGAAACAATAAAGGATTTTTAATAAGGTAGTTCAATGTGACTTTAACTTCATTAGCAAATCGTTTTTCTAAACCTTTTTGTTGACATTTGTACCAGTCTTTGGCTTTCTGAACATCATTCTTTACTTCTTTGTGGTTGATTACCGTATAACTCATTCTGCATCCAAAACTTTAAAAAGTTCATCAATAGGTTCTAGTTGATCAGGATTGTTTAAATCAGCTAAACGAATATCTAGAATATCCTTTTGCCATTGTGGTAATTCTTGGTCAATTTTTTCAATATTAGGATAGTGCTTTTTTATATTTTCCCAATCTTCAATAGGAATAAAAACACCGGTCGGCAAGCCATTATTATCTTGTATAATTTGTGTTCTCATAATATAATAAATTTACTTTTTACAAAGTTACAAAAAAACCATTACCAACAACGTCATTTTAAATGGCCTGTGGGTGTATGACAAATTACATCCATCAGATTACTATGTCTTTAGCAACTTGTGTTTCTAGCCTTTTGAAAAAGCTACGAAATCTGGACATCACAGAGCAGTCCAAGAAACCTCGATTTTAATTCCATAGAATTCGATGGGTTTAGAAAATAAGCTAACTTAAGTATAAAGCCTCAGTAACCAGCTGTGCGAAGTCTCCCGACTTCGTACCCAATACTATATGCCGTTAAAACTTTAGAAACTTATTCTTACACTTGTGTTTGTTGCCTATCGGAATCGCAGAGCAGTAGTATCAAAAGCAAACCCAGCAAATCATTGGAACGAATATACTTTTTTATATAACTTTATAAACTCGTAAAGTCATTTTATAAAAAGTAAACTCAATACAAATGGAACTCTCCAAATCAGATAAAAAAACAGCTCGAATTCTAATGGACAAAGGAATTCTAAAAGAAATTGAAATCTGTAATGCTTCGGTTTTAGCCATTTTAACAGACTGGAAAAACGACAAGAAAGAAACACGAGAAACTTACGGTAAAGTATATGAAATCGTTAAAAAAAATGACAAATACATTGCTTCAAATTACGATGGAATTACAGGAATTCACTATTTTAATACTGTTTTAAATATGTATTGCAAAGGTCTAGTTACAGAAGAAGACATAAAACCGTTTTCTGAAACTATAAGGGAGCGTTTAATAGCATTCAAAAAGAATCGCATCTAATATAATAGAGCCTCACCCGATCGCGCGGATATATAATGAATATTCTCGTTTACTGTCAGCCCCGATCGCTCGGATATATAATGAATATTCTCGTTTACTGTCAGCGCGGATTTGCTATCCGTGCCCACAAGTGAGAGCAGACAATACGAATTTAAAGACTACAACAAATTTTGTTAGATATGTTTAATTGCCAATTGGAATGAGCACAGTTTGCAAAACTGCGCTAACGATTCTGGACTTATTCAGGCTATCAATATCCCGCTCATGAAAACTAACAAAACTAACAAAATCAAATAACTATAAATTTATAATAGGCACGAACAAAAAAAACAATATCTTGCTAACTCAAAATAACTAAATTGAAAAAACATTTAAAATATCTCCTTTCTCTCCTTCTGGTTTTTGGCCTGACGGTAAATGATGGTATTTTATATTCTCAATCTAATTCAGCAGAATATTATCAATTCTCGAACGTAATTTTCTCAAGCGAAACTACTACCAAAGGTTCTAAAGTTTACGTTTTTAATCCCGTTTCGTCTCAGAAAACTTCGTTTCCTGTTTTATTAACCTTCCTCGAATTTAAAGAAATTTCTACGCTTCAAATTCGGGTTCTCCTAAAAATACAAACGTTACTTTACCAAAAAGTACGTTCTAATACCGCTCTATATATCTTTATAAACGAGATAATTACTTCAAGAAACTACTTTGAAAGTTTATACATAGCTTAGAAATTAATTTTCCAAGCATTTATGCTATTCAACGCATAAGATGATAAAAACAAATGTATAATCATTTATCATTTACAAAATGTATAAACAAAACAACAAACCTAGTTTGGAGAAATCTAAACGCCCTATTCTTTGGGTAAAAAGAAAAATTATTC comes from the Flavobacterium limnophilum genome and includes:
- a CDS encoding type II toxin-antitoxin system RelE/ParE family toxin, encoding MSYTVINHKEVKNDVQKAKDWYKCQQKGLEKRFANEVKVTLNYLIKNPLLFQVKYKTVRTAYTAIFPYGVHYHLNEKTNIITVLGIFHTSISPDNWLKRV
- a CDS encoding AAA family ATPase, with the translated sequence MIIGLFLRHFKIYKGANYIPFGLNQKEMFNLFIGQNGAGKSSILEALNCYFNNSEFIYHTNEKRSESFISPLFIIEKNELLNYDKKVQQIIPIISETLLNLSFTSSTNFKPYESFFEQQLFLNGLKETHYIFTNAYWPQTDNSNQYFITFDNIIKKRIQEIEEFKDEKAYTSIILKLKSDIIKNYSFLYIPVETSIDDFLRLESKGMQDLMSEDVKKRIEKTLNEKLPLKEGRTQKKSILEIINNDLEDFVKEVESTIQEIDKDYDFDKEFKAKTRLTANHLSDVMIETFFSKRKLKKNGKQIKYLSSGERKKALIDIAYSFLIQEQNKERKIILAIDEPESSLHISMCYDQFSRLEELSSKFKIQLLVTSHWYGALPIIDKGNLYHIDSEQEEIKINQYSFRNYFEESGNNPSDIQFKSFFDLASAVISSLRIQETNWLIVESEEDKNYINKHISIQKNLKILPVGGCAIVKLLYNYLYTPISQKSEKKELNGKIFCLIDTDFQGVGTKDFLDDHNNGLLKMRRLQVMETSKIELHKIDTDIKYPTEIEEALDSKIFYEALKETIDESSNLEIKEIFYKFKYDEESVNSFVKGDKSIIYPDTSAIFEGNPSKDKDKIISFIENNKKEICKNYCSKDEIPKPQWIIKIEDFFNK
- a CDS encoding addiction module component CHP02574 family protein; this translates as MRTQIIQDNNGLPTGVFIPIEDWENIKKHYPNIEKIDQELPQWQKDILDIRLADLNNPDQLEPIDELFKVLDAE